From a single Bemisia tabaci chromosome 10, PGI_BMITA_v3 genomic region:
- the LOC109032393 gene encoding beta-1,3-galactosyltransferase 1-like: MVSTSGSILYFSDFIFHHSNRQTRCAESAGTKVKNPPLFNVSEPDEFKKVPAYKYINNTLTRDLYDPGFDIPNPGLCPESGASLKLLIIIQTARHHSDRRDAIRQTYGHSFALRKDVAKMFIVGRPEKPGENSDIASESDRYGDIVVGRFVDTFYNLTLKTTAALEWVLTYCSKVKYIFKADDDAFYNIPRILDIAELWSDQKRTIIGEVCRLGPSRNKEERHYVSPEVYNLSFYPAYPLGQSGYFVTTDIVKELLERGLRTAYLNIDDTFYAGFIASAIGATKAFHERSFKWHNHTYWAGPEDKNKCGIQDNLGVWAPETNRKVFLWNMTQTGRLPCTGG, from the exons ATGGTATCAACTAGTGGCAG CATTCTATACTTCTCAGACTTCATATTTCATCATTCAAATCGGCAGACCCGATGTGCTGAAAGTGCTGGCACTAAAGTAAAAAATCCGCCACTTTTCAACGTTTCCGAACCAGACGAATTTAAAAAAGTGCCTGCGTACAAATACATTAATAACACGCTGACAAGAGACCTCTACGATCCTGGCTTCGACATCCCTAACCCCGGCCTTTGTCCGGAATCAGGAGCTTCCCTCAAACTGTTGATTATAATTCAAACCGCTAGGCACCACTCTGATAGACGGGATGCCATTCGCCAAACATATGGCCACTCCTTTGCCTTGCGGAAGGACGTTGCTAAAATGTTCATAGTAGGCCGCCCTGAAAAACCTGGTGAAAATTCAGACATCGCATCCGAGTCTGATCGTTACGGAGACATTGTGGTTGGTCGATTCGTCGATACTTTTTACAACCTTACCCTGAAAACTACGGCAGCTCTTGAGTGGGTACTGACTTATTGCAGCAAAGTGAAATACATTTTCAAAGCGGATGATGATGCATTTTATAATATTCCAAGGATACTTGATATTGCCGAATTGTGGAGTGATCAAAAGAGAACGATCATCGGAGAAGTATGCAGACTTGGTCCTTCGAGGAATAAGGAAGAAAGGCACTACGTTTCACCTGAAGTTTACAATTTATCATTTTACCCTGCCTATCCGTTAGGACAATCTGGTTATTTCGTAACCACTGACATCGTGAAGGAATTGCTTGAACGAGGCCTTAGAACCGCATATCTGAATATAGACGATACCTTTTACGCCGGATTCATTGCCTCTGCTATTGGCGCCACGAAAGCATTTCACGAGCGCAGTTTTAAGTGGCACAATCACACTTACTGGGCCGGACCTGAAGACAAAAACAAGTGTGGTATTCAGGACAATCTTGGTGTTTGGGCACCCGAAACAAATCGAAAGGTATTCTTGTGGAATATGACTCAAACAGGCCGACTGCCATGCACTGGTGGCTAG
- the LOC109032394 gene encoding beta-1,3-galactosyltransferase 1-like → MRGIKTINVVNVRFLMKLKQKFRPISKLILILFIVLSIRYGSDFIFQHLNWKTRCAESAGTKVKNLQLFNFSEPDEFKTVPAYKYINNTLTKDLYDPGFDIANPGLCPESGASLKLLIIIENSRHRSDRREDIRRTYGHSFALRKDVAKMFLLGRPEKPGDNPDIPSESDRYGDMVVGRFVDTFYNLTLKTTAALEWVSTYCSKVKYIFKADDDTFLNIPRILDLLESWGDQKRAIIGEICRVGPGRNDKKKHYVSREVYNQSHNPAYVFGQAGYFVTGDIVKELFERGLRTGYLNIEDVFYTGMVASAIGATKAFHDHSFKWHNFTYWHGPEDKYKCSIQDNVSVWAPQRKQKYFLWDMTQTDREYCT, encoded by the coding sequence ATGAGAGGAATCAAAACGATAAATGTCGTCAACGTTCGTTTTTTGATGAAACTAAAACAGAAATTTCGGCCGATTTCAAAACTAATATTAATTCTTTTTATCGTGCTAAGCATTAGGTACGGCTCGGACTTCATATTTCAGCATTTAAATTGGAAGACTCGATGTGCTGAAAGTGCTGGCACTAAagttaaaaatcttcaacttttcaacttttccgaACCAGACGAGTTTAAAACAGTGCCCGCGTACAAATACATTAATAACACGCTGACGAAAGACCTCTACGATCCTGGCTTCGATATCGCTAACCCCGGCCTTTGTCCGGAATCAGGAGCTTCCCTCAAACTGTTGATCATCATTGAAAACTCTAGGCATCGCTCTGATAGACGCGAGGATATTCGCCGGACTTACGGACACTCATTCGCCTTAAGGAAGGACGTGGCCAAAATGTTCTTATTAGGTCGCCCTGAAAAACCTGGTGATAATCCAGACATCCCATCCGAGTCAGATCGTTACGGAGACATGGTGGTTGGTCGATTCGTCGATACTTTTTACAACCTAACCCTGAAAACCACGGCAGCTCTTGAGTGGGTATCGACTTATTGCAGCAAAgtgaaatatattttcaaagCGGACGATGATACATTTCTCAATATTCCAAGGATACTTGATCTTCTAGAATCATGGGGTGACCAAAAAAGAGCGATCATTGGAGAAATTTGCAGAGTTGGTCCTGGGAGGAATGATAAAAAGAAGCACTACGTTTCACGTGAAGTTTATAATCAATCACATAACCCTGCCTATGTGTTTGGACAAGCTGGATATTTTGTGACCGGTGATATCGTGAAAGAACTGTTTGAACGGGGCCTCAGAACCGGATATCTGAATATAGAAGATGTGTTTTACACCGGAATGGTTGCCTCTGCAATTGGTGCCACGAAAGCATTTCACGATCACAGTTTTAAGTGGCACAATTTCACTTACTGGCACGGGCCTGAAGACAAATACAAGTGTAGTATTCAGGACAATGTTAGTGTTTGGGCACCCCAAAGAAAGCAAAAGTATTTCCTGTGGGATATGACTCAAACAGACCGAGAGTATTGCACCTAA
- the LOC109032395 gene encoding UDP-GlcNAc:betaGal beta-1,3-N-acetylglucosaminyltransferase 7-like: MYFSDFIFHHSYRKTRCAESAATRVKNSSLFNVSESEQFKKVPAYKYVNNPLTKDLYDAGFDIPNPGLCPESGASLKLLIIIENARHRSDLREDIRRTYGHSFALRKDVAKMFLLGRPEKPGAQPDIPSESDRYGDMVVGRFVDTFYNLTLKTTAALEWVSTYCSKVKFIFKADDDVFLNIPRILDLIELWGDEKRAIIGEVCRWSHTKDKKDKHYVVPEVYNLPYNPAYAFGQSGYLVTTDIVKELLERGLSTAYLNIEDVFYTGMIASAIGATRAFHERSFKWHDPDYWVGSKNKKKCSIQDNVSVWAPERKQKYFLWNMTQTDRNYCT, encoded by the coding sequence ATGTACTTCTCAGACTTCATATTTCATCATTCATATCGGAAGACTCGATGCGCTGAAAGTGCTGCTACTAGAGTTAAAAATTCGTCACTTTTCAACGTTTCCGAGTCGGAACAGTTTAAAAAAGTGCCCGCGTACAAATACGTTAATAACCCGCTGACGAAAGACCTCTACGATGCCGGCTTCGACATCCCTAACCCCGGCCTTTGTCCGGAATCAGGAGCTTCCCTCAAACTGTTGATTATCATTGAAAACGCTAGGCACCGCTCTGATTTACGCGAGGACATTCGCCGGACTTACGGACACTCATTCGCCTTGAGGAAGGACGTGGCCAAAATGTTCTTATTAGGTCGCCCTGAAAAACCTGGTGCCCAGCCAGACATCCCATCCGAGTCTGATCGTTACGGAGACATGGTGGTCGGTCGATTCGTGGATACTTTTTACAACCTAACCCTGAAAACTACGGCAGCTCTTGAGTGGGTATCGACTTATTGCAGCAAAGTGAAATTCATTTTCAAAGCGGATGATGATGTATTTCTCAATATTCCAAGGATACTTGATCTTATCGAATTGTGGGGTGACGAAAAAAGAGCAATCATTGGAGAAGTATGCAGATGGAGTCACACGAAGGATAAAAAAGACAAGCACTACGTTGTACCTGAAGTTTATAATCTTCCATATAACCCTGCTTATGCGTTCGGACAATCTGGTTATTTAGTGACCACTGATATCGTGAAAGAATTGCTTGAACGAGGCCTTAGCACCGCATATCTGAATATAGAAGATGTGTTTTACACCGGAATGATTGCCTCTGCAATTGGTGCGACGAGAGCATTTCACGAGCGCAGTTTTAAGTGGCATGATCCCGATTACTGGGTTGGgtctaaaaacaaaaagaagTGTAGTATTCAGGACAATGTTAGTGTATGGGCACCTGAAAGAAAGCAAAAGTATTTCCTGTGGAATATGACTCAAACAGACCGAAATTATTGCACCTAG